A region of Granulicella aggregans DNA encodes the following proteins:
- a CDS encoding prolipoprotein diacylglyceryl transferase — translation MYPYLPQIGPFHLGHLILGPWQPGTFGLLLWLAAVVATVVLHRNFVRNGVDADALNVVALAVVCGILGAKAWHELQDVPTMLMAFKRMQAPGWNHPLEILGEFLTWFRAGFAWFGGMIAGIAVLMWQGAVARPDTLRGGWAGVRMLDLATPSAAVGYGVGRIGCLTSGDGDYGIKTTLPWGVHMAKNALVPTPDLVQPTPIYELLFSLALAWLLWRLGNKSRSVGWLTGLYLALSGFGRFLVEFVRVNPKLYWGMSNAQVASLASILVGGLIMVLTKKKVPGPVLVDIEASASA, via the coding sequence ATGTACCCCTATTTACCGCAGATCGGCCCATTTCACCTGGGCCACTTGATCCTTGGCCCCTGGCAGCCGGGCACCTTTGGCCTCCTGTTGTGGCTTGCCGCCGTAGTAGCGACGGTTGTGTTGCACCGGAACTTTGTCCGCAACGGAGTGGACGCGGACGCACTGAACGTAGTCGCTCTTGCCGTGGTCTGCGGAATTTTAGGGGCGAAGGCGTGGCACGAGCTGCAGGATGTCCCGACGATGCTGATGGCCTTCAAGCGCATGCAGGCACCGGGCTGGAACCATCCGCTGGAGATCCTCGGCGAGTTTCTCACTTGGTTCCGCGCCGGCTTTGCTTGGTTCGGAGGTATGATCGCCGGCATCGCGGTGCTGATGTGGCAGGGCGCGGTGGCGAGACCCGACACGCTTCGTGGCGGGTGGGCGGGCGTCCGTATGCTCGATCTAGCAACTCCCTCTGCTGCAGTAGGTTACGGCGTAGGACGCATCGGCTGCCTGACCTCGGGAGACGGTGATTACGGCATCAAGACGACTCTTCCGTGGGGCGTCCATATGGCGAAGAACGCGCTTGTCCCGACGCCGGACCTGGTGCAACCCACGCCGATCTACGAACTGCTATTCTCCCTGGCATTGGCCTGGCTGCTCTGGCGACTCGGCAATAAATCGCGTTCTGTCGGCTGGCTTACCGGGCTTTACCTCGCACTGAGCGGTTTCGGTCGCTTTCTCGTGGAGTTCGTGCGGGTCAATCCCAAGCTTTATTGGGGCATGAGCAACGCGCAGGTGGCGTCGCTGGCCTCGATACTGGTGGGTGG